Proteins found in one Hevea brasiliensis isolate MT/VB/25A 57/8 chromosome 18, ASM3005281v1, whole genome shotgun sequence genomic segment:
- the LOC110641913 gene encoding probable galactinol--sucrose galactosyltransferase 5, which translates to MCPVMAPSLSKASSGATGLVETYNQSGISLEGSNFTANGHVFLSDVPENIKVTPSPYTQPADKSLSTVGSFIGFNAMEAKDRHVVPIGKLKNIRFMSIFRFKVWWTTHWVGSSGRDLENETQMVVLDKSSDSGHRPYVLLLPLLDGPFRASLQPGEDDNIDICVESGSSKVSATGFRSILYLHVGDDPFNLVKEAMKVVRHHLGTFRLLEEKNPPGIVDKFGWCTWDAFYLTVHPQGIWEGVKGLVDGGCPPGLVLIDDGWQSISHDEDPINKEGMNHTIAGEQMPCRLLKFQENYKFREYVSPKSLAAGATDKGMGAFIKDLKEEFNTVDYVYVWHALCGYWGGLRPNVPGLPDATVVKPKLSPGLELTMEDLAVDKIVNNGVGLVPPEQVDEMYEGLHSHLETVGIDGVKVDVIHLLEMLCENHGGRVDLAKAYYKALTASIRKHFNGNGVIASMEHCNDFMFLGTEAISLGRVGDDFWCTDPSGDPNGTFWLQGCHMVHCAYNSLWMGNFIHPDWDMFQSTHPCAEFHAASRAISGGPIYVSDSVGKHNFSLLKRLVLPDGSILRCQYYALPTRDCLFQDPLHDGKTMLKIWNLNKFTGVIGIFNCQGGGWCRETRRNKCASQFSHLVTTKTNAKDIEWNSGKNPISIEGVQVFAMYLSQAKKLLLSKPHDKIEISLEPFNFELVTVSPVIIPEGKSVQFAPIGLVNMLNTGGAIQSMAYNDTDGYFRIGVRGPGEMRVFASEKPRNCRIDGREVEFEYEKCMVVIQVPWSTSSGVSMVEYLF; encoded by the exons ATGTGTCCAGTAATGGCTCCTAGCTTAAGCAAAGCTAGTTCCGGGGCTACAGGGCTCGTTGAGACCTATAACCAGTCTGGCATCTCTCTTGAGGGATCAAACTTCACTGCCAATGGCCATGTCTTTCTCTCCGACGTCCCTGAGAATATCAAAGTCACTCCCTCTCCCTATACCCAACCAGCTGACAAATCTTTATCAACCGTCGGATCCTTCATTGGGTTCAACGCCATGGAAGCCAAGGACCGTCACGTTGTTCCCATTGGGAAACTCAAGAACATACGGTTCATGAGCATTTTCAGGTTCAAGGTCTGGTGGACTACCCATTGGGTCGGCTCCAGTGGCAGAGACCTTGAAAATGAAACCCAGATGGTTGTTCTTGATAAGTCGTCCGATTCTGGCCACCgtccctatgttctccttcttcCTCTTCTTGACGGTCCATTTCGAGCCTCTCTCCAGCCCGGAGAGGACGACAATATTGATATTTGCGTCGAAAGTGGCTCCTCCAAAGTCTCCGCCACCGGATTCCGGAGCATTCTTTATCTGCATGTCGGCGACGATCCGTTCAACCTGGTGAAGGAGGCGATGAAGGTGGTTAGGCATCATTTGGGTACTTTCAGGCTGTTGGAGGAGAAGAATCCTCCAGGAATAGTGGACAAGTTTGGGTGGTGCACCTGGGATGCCTTCTATCTTACAGTGCACCCTCAAGGTATTTGGGAAGGTGTCAAGGGTCTCGTCGACGGTGGGTGCCCACCTGGTCTGGTCTTGATCGATGATGGGTGGCAATCTATCAGCCATGATGAGGACCCAATCAACAAAGAAGGCATGAACCACACAATCGCCGGCGAGCAAATGCCATGCAGGCTATTGAAATTTCAAGAGAATTACAAATTCAGGGAATACGTGAGTCCCAAAAGCTTGGCCGCGGGTGCCACTGACAAGGGCATGGGTGCCTTTATCAAGGACCTTAAGGAGGAATTTAACACTGTAGACTATGTATACGTGTGGCACGCACTGTGTGGTTACTGGGGTGGTCTCAGACCAAATGTCCCCGGACTTCCAGACGCGACAGTGGTAAAGCCAAAATTGTCGCCGGGATTGGAGTTGACGATGGAGGACCTGGCGGTGGACAAGATCGTGAACAATGGAGTTGGGCTGGTGCCGCCGGAGCAGGTAGATGAAATGTACGAGGGTCTTCACTCGCACTTGGAAACCGTCGGAATTGACGGCGTCAAAGTGGACGTTATCCAT TTGTTGGAAATGCTTTGTGAAAACCATGGAGGGAGAGTAGATCTGGCAAAGGCGTATTACAAGGCATTAACAGCTTCAATAAGGAAGCATTTCAATGGAAATGGGGTGATTGCTAGTATGGAGCACTGCAACGATTTCATGTTTCTGGGAACCGAGGCCATCTCCCTTGGTCGTGTTG GTGATGATTTTTGGTGCACTGATCCATCTGGGGATCCAAATGGTACATTTTGGCTTCAAGGTTGTCACATGGTGCATTGTGCTTATAATAGCTTGTGGATGGGCAATTTTATACACCCAGACTGGGATATGTTTCAGTCTACTCATCCTTGTGCTGAGTTCCATGCTGCTTCTAGGGCAATTTCTGGTGGCCCTATTTACGTTAGTGACTCAGTTGGAAAGCACAACTTTTCATTGCTTAAACGTCTTGTTTTGCCTGACGGTTCGATTCTCCGGTGCCAGTACTATGCTCTTCCGACTAGAGATTGCCTTTTCCAGGACCCTCTCCATGATGGCAAGACCATGCTCAAAATTTGGAACCTCAACAAG TTTACAGGAGTTATTGGAATATTCAACTGCCAAGGAGGGGGTTGGTGTAGGGAGACAAGAAGAAACAAATGTGCCTCCCAATTTTCTCACCTGGTGACTACCAAAACCAATGCTAAAGACATCGAATGGAACAGTGGCAAGAACCCAATCTCTATTGAAGGAGTTCAAGTATTTGCCATGTACTTGTCCCAAGCCAAGAAGCTTCTCCTCTCCAAGCCACATGACAAGATTGAAATATCACTAGAGCCATTCAATTTTGAACTTGTCACTGTCTCTCCAGTTATAATCCCAGAAGGAAAATCAGTTCAATTTGCACCCATTGGCCTGGTAAACATGCTCAACACTGGTGGTGCAATCCAGTCAATGGCCTACAATGACACCGATGGATACTTCCGAATCGGGGTAAGGGGTCCCGGAGAAATGAGGGTGTTTGCTTCAGAGAAGCCAAGAAATTGCAGAATTGATGgaagagaagttgaatttgagTATGAGAAGTGCATGGTTGTTATTCAAGTACCATGGTCTACTTCCTCCGGTGTGTCCATGGTTGAATACTTGTTTTAG